From a single Lolium rigidum isolate FL_2022 chromosome 7, APGP_CSIRO_Lrig_0.1, whole genome shotgun sequence genomic region:
- the LOC124671768 gene encoding probable protein phosphatase 2C 42, protein MKNVWEQNFAVSAISREPVVSKTTQRGENDRLEYAVSSMQGYRVNMEDAHATIGDLDVSTATSFFGVYDGHGGPAVSMFCARHLHVEVRNHPGFKDNLPTAVASAFVRMDQMMITEEGLRELSRYGFPSRKLTVKDKLMSCACLKVKKHTGPIDVGSTACVALIRGDQIIVGNAGDCRCVLSRNGQAIILTTDHKPSVPAEKQRIENAGRSVTVTGGASRIDNGIAVSRSIGDMRYKTNSRLTPAQQALTSSPEIRLEKITDDTEFLVMACDGVWDVVLNQGLIEIIRGNMKSGKDLGKICEAILDMCVEPPQPSVDNMTILLVRFKHTAQAPARSKAKEQSGNDDDLHGKRKGKAAAAPHRRSF, encoded by the exons ATGAAGAACGTCTG GGAACAAAACTTTGCTGTGAGTGCAATCAGCAGAGAGCCCGTGGTATCAAAGACTACGCAAAGGGGAGAGAATGACAGGCTTGAGTATGCTGTGTCGTCTATGCAAGGTTACCGTGTAAACATGGAGGATGCT CATGCAACCATTGGAGATCTGGATGTTTCCACTGCCACATCATTCTTTGGTGTTTATGATGGCCATGGAG GACCTGCTGTATCAATGTTCTGTGCGCGACATCTTCATGTTGAGGTTCGGAACCATCCAGGGTTTAAAGACAATCTGCCTACTGCAGTGGCGAGCGCTTTCGTCAG AATGGATCAGATGATGATAACGGAGGAGGGACTGAGGGAGTTATCTCGGTACGGTTTTCCTAGTAGGAAATTAACTGTCAAGGATAAGTTAATGAGTTGTGCTTGTTTGAAAGTGAAG AAACACACCGGCCCAATAGATGTGGGAAGTACCGCCTGTGTGGCTCTCATTAGAGGCGACCAGATCATTGTTGGGAATGCTGGTGATTGTCGTTGTGTGCTCTCACGGAATGGTCAG GCAATTATTTTGACCACCGATCACAAACCAAGTGTTCCGGCTGAAAAACAGAGAATAGAGAATGCTGGACGTTCCGTAACAGTTACTGGAGGTGCCAGTCGTATTGATAATGGAATTGCAGTCTCAAGATCAATCG GTGATATGAGGTACAAAACAAATAGTCGGTTAACCCCTGCACAGCAAGCATTGACTAGTTCTCCTGAAATTCGCTTG GAAAAAATTACCGATGATACTGAGTTTCTTGTCATGGCATGCGATGGAGTCTG GGATGTAGTGCTGAACCAGGGTTTGATTGAAATTATACGCGGGAACATGAAATCT GGGAAGGACCTGGGGAAGATATGTGAGGCCATTCTTGATATGTGCGTAGAGCCACCTCAACCATCGGTGGATAACATGACCATCCTACTGGTCCGGTTTAAGCACACCGCCCAAGCTCCTGCCAGGAGCAAGGCCAAGGAGCAGTCCGGCAACGATGACGACCTGCACGGCAAGAGAAAGGGCAAAGCTGCCGCCGCCCCTCACCGCAGAAGCTTCTGA